Proteins encoded within one genomic window of Chlorobaculum sp. MV4-Y:
- the murI gene encoding glutamate racemase: MPQHKISADSPIGIFDSGIGGLTVVKAVQAALPAERLIYFGDTARVPYGPKSQVTIRKYAREDTELLMKHQPKLIIVACNTVSALALDVVEQTAGGIPVIGVLKAGAELAARRTKSGRIGVIGTQATIGSNAYTCAIRDENDALEVFPKACPLFVPLAEEGFIDHPATRLVAEEYLSAFAGKEINTLVLGCTHYPILRKVIESIAGPEITIIDSAEAVAEKAGELLSARGILNQSAEKALPHLMVSDLPQKFRELYRLFMGTELPDVELVEM, encoded by the coding sequence ATGCCGCAGCACAAGATTTCAGCCGACAGCCCGATCGGCATTTTCGACTCGGGCATTGGCGGCCTCACCGTCGTCAAGGCGGTGCAGGCCGCGCTGCCTGCCGAGCGGCTGATATACTTTGGCGACACGGCTCGCGTACCGTACGGCCCGAAATCGCAGGTCACGATTCGGAAGTACGCCCGCGAGGACACCGAACTGTTGATGAAGCACCAGCCGAAGCTGATCATTGTGGCGTGCAACACCGTGTCGGCGCTCGCGCTCGACGTAGTCGAGCAAACCGCCGGAGGCATTCCGGTCATCGGCGTACTGAAGGCGGGCGCGGAGCTGGCTGCCAGGCGCACGAAATCGGGCCGCATCGGCGTCATCGGCACCCAGGCCACCATCGGCTCGAACGCCTACACCTGCGCGATTCGGGATGAAAACGACGCGCTCGAAGTTTTTCCGAAAGCCTGCCCGCTCTTCGTGCCGCTCGCCGAAGAGGGCTTCATCGACCACCCCGCCACCCGACTCGTTGCCGAAGAGTACCTGTCAGCCTTCGCCGGAAAGGAGATCAACACGCTGGTGCTTGGCTGCACGCACTACCCGATTCTCCGCAAGGTCATCGAAAGCATCGCCGGGCCGGAAATCACCATCATCGACTCCGCCGAAGCGGTCGCCGAAAAAGCTGGAGAACTCCTCTCGGCTCGTGGCATCTTGAACCAGAGCGCCGAAAAAGCACTGCCGCACCTCATGGTCAGCGATCTTCCCCAGAAATTCCGCGAACTCTACCGCCTCTTCATGGGGACCGAACTCCCCGACGTCGAGCTGGTCGAAATGTAG